Proteins encoded within one genomic window of Arachis ipaensis cultivar K30076 chromosome B08, Araip1.1, whole genome shotgun sequence:
- the LOC107613917 gene encoding reticulon-4-interacting protein 1, mitochondrial, with product MRIPTRIAITLTHSASAASNHNRSCYSTCRAVLVPSFGGPEVLQLHPNVQVPPLKPNEVLVRSRAVSINPLDTRMRSGYGRSLFEPLLPIILGRDVSGEVAAVGASVRSVSIGQEVFGALHPTAVRGTYTDYAILPEDEITPKPSSLSHVEASAIPFAALTAWRALKSTARITEGQRILVVGGGGAVGFAAIQIAVATGCHVATTCGGQSIERLSAAGAEQAVDYITEDVEVAIKGKFDAVLDTIGVPETERMGINFLKQGGHYMTLQGEAASLADRFGLAIGLPAAKVAELQKQIRYRYSHGIDYSWTYMRADIEGLIEIRKLCEAGKLKIPVDKTYPITQVREAHEAKDKKLIPGKVVLELD from the exons ATGAGGATCCCGACAAGAATTGCAATCACTCTCACACACTCTGCTAGCGCTGCTTCCAATCATAATCGCAGCTGCTACTCCACTTGCCGCGCCGTTCTTGTTCCCTCATTCGGCGGTCCCGAGGTTCTGCAACTGCACCCCAACGTCCAAGTCCCTCCCTTGAAGCCCAACGAAGTTCTCGTTCGCTCTCGCGCCGTTTCCATCAACCCCTTGGACACTCGC ATGCGTTCTGGCTATGGGCGTTCCCTTTTTGAGCCGCTCTTGCCTATCATCTTGGGCCGCGACGTCAGCGGCGAGGTTGCAGCCGTTGGAGCTTCGGTGAGGTCGGTGAGCATCGGACAGGAGGTTTTTGGGGCTTTGCATCCAACTGCTGTGAGGGGTACTTATACTGATTATGCTATTCTACCTGAAGATGAGATTACTCCAAAGCCTAGTTCACTTTCGCATGTG GAAGCAAGTGCAATACCTTTTGCTGCACTAACGGCTTGGCGTGCTCTAAAAAGTACTGCCAGAATAACTGAAGG ACAAAGGATATTAGTAGTGGGAGGTGGAGGAGCAGTAGGTTTTGCTGCAATTCAGATTGCAGTAGCTACTGGTTGTCATGTTGCAACCACTTGTGGAGGTCAAAGCATTGAGCGACTATCAGCAGCTGGTGCTGAGCAGGCTGTTGACTATATTACTGAG GATGTGGAAGTAGCTATAAAGGGGAAGTTCGATGCTGTTTTGGACACGATTGGTGTGCCAGAGACAGAAAGGATGGGCATTAATTTTCTGAAGCAAGGTGGGCACTACATGACACTTCAG GGTGAGGCAGCATCTTTGGCTGATCGGTTTGGACTGGCAATCGGGCTTCCTGCAGCTAAAGTTGCCGAGTTACAAAAACAGATTCGATACCGATACTCTCATGGAATAG ATTACTCATGGACATACATGAGGGCTGACATAGAAGGTCTAATTGAGATTCGAAAGCTATGTGAAGCTGGAAAGTTGAAGATACCTGTTGATAAAACATATCCCATAACACAAGTAAGGGAGGCTCATGAGGCCAAAGACAAGAAGTTGATTCCAGGTAAAGTGGTGCTGGAACTTGATTAA